In Fusarium oxysporum f. sp. lycopersici 4287 chromosome 4, whole genome shotgun sequence, a genomic segment contains:
- a CDS encoding urease accessory protein, whose product MPSQILTPDTANVIQDEIFYLEKRLQDAKARLDKVLPSPPLSMATEPHLASTTHFLLLLSDSALPLGSFAFSSGLESYLAHEPRASASFASFLPSSLSSFAATTLPFVLAAHRDPDSLSQLDDQLDAAIICTVGRRASVAQGRALLGIWERSFRASCPDVDGRPLREFAAFLRRESQNEVPLVSAHLAPLFGAICALVGLGLRQTAYVFMLSHVKALISAAVRASVFGPYQAQKVLAGQQVQKMIDDMIDREWNTPVEEAGQTVPIMDLWIGRHETLYSRIFNS is encoded by the exons ATGCCTTCACAAATCCTGACCCCAGATACGGCCAATGTTATTCAAGATGAGATTTTTTATTTAGAAAAGCGTCTTCAGGATGCTAAAGCGCGTCTTGACAAAGTCCTACCTTCGCCACCCCTGTCTATGGCTACAGAGC CTCATCTAGCCTCGACAACTCATTttctacttcttctctcaGACTCGGCACTTCCATTAGGCTCATTTGCTTTTAGCAGTGGTCTCGAGTCTTATCTTGCTCACGAACCGCGTGCCTCGGCATCGTTTGCCTcctttcttccttcatcgCTTTCATCGTTCGCCGCGACAACACTACCCTTTGTCCTAGCAGCGCACCGCGACCCGGATTCTCTTTCTCAGTTAGATGATCAGCTCGACGCTGCTATCATTTGTACTGTTGGTCGACGTGCGAGCGTTGCGCAGGGTCGTGCACTGCTAGGAATCTGGGAGCGGTCGTTCCGTGCCAGCTGTCCAGATGTTGATGGGCGTCCGTTGAGGGAATTTGCAGCATTTTTAAGACGTGAAAGTCAGAACGAAGTGCCTCTTGTCTCTGCGCATCTGGCGCCGCTGTTTGGAGCGATATGCGCGCTTGTAGGACTGGGTTTGCGACAGACAGCATATGTCTTCATGCTGAGTCATGTTAAGGCGTTGATATCTGCTGCGGTGAGAGCAAGTGTCTTCGGTCCCTACCAGGCGCAAAAGGTTTTGGCTGGGCAGCAAGTACAGAAGATGATCGACGACATGATCGATCGAGAGTGGAATACTCCCGTTGAAGAGGCTGGGCAAACAGTGCCTATTATGGATTTATGGATTGGACGGCATGAGACATTGTACTCTAGAATTTTCAACAGCTGA
- a CDS encoding pre-mRNA-splicing factor CWC2: protein MADTAEQIEAAPAVEKEGQDMAVATTNTEVAAPTGKKVVKKIIRKKKRPARAQVDPDFVTSEPPPQTGTIFNIWYNKWSGGDREDKYLSKTKAKGRCNVAKDSGYTNADAMPGSYFCLRFARGVCPKGQDCEFLHRLPGPYDHFNPNVDCFGRDKFSDYRDDMGGVGSFMRQNRTVYVGRIHVTDDIEEIVARHFAEWGPVERIRVLNTRGVAFITYVNQANAEFAKEAMAHQSLDHEEVLNVRWATADPNPMAQAREARKIEEQAAEAIRRALPAEFVAEIEGRDPEARKRRKIESSYGLEGYEAPDEIHFARGTQAVNPLGREGFEVEYQERPMIENGESGEPPAQVEEQQPQPQQETGGIFSGSTLAALNKAKVSVASKPKAAATTGPLVAYGSDSDSDDE, encoded by the exons ATGGCCGATACAGCAGAACAAATCGAAGCGGCGCCGGCCGTCGAGAAAGAAGGGCAGGACATGGCAGTAGCGACGACGAATACCGAGGTTGCAGCGCCAACCGGAAAGAAAGTCGTCAAGAAGATAATtcgcaagaagaagcgaccTGCGCGCGCCCAAGTCGACCCCGATTTCGTCACATCAGAACCCCCTCCTCAGACCGGCACAATCTTCAACATTTGGTATAACAAGTGGTCTGGTGGTGATCGAGAAGACAAGTACCTATCGAAGACCAAGGCGAAGGGTCGCTGCAATGTTGCGAAGGACAGCGGATATACCAACGCCGATGCGATGCCTGGAAGCTACTTCTGTTTACGTTTTGCGCGCGGCGTTTGTCCCAAGGGTCAAGACTGCGAATTTCTTCATAGGCTACCTGGACCATACGATCACTTCAACCCCAATGTCGACTGCTTTGGACGCGACAAGTTTTCCGATTACCGAGACGACATGGGTGGTGTCGGAAGTTTTATGAGGCAGAACAGAACAGTGTATGTTGGAAGGATTCATGTTACAGACGATATCGAAGAGATTGTGGCGCGACACTTTGCAGAATGGGGCCCTGTCGAGCGCA TTCGTGTTCTCAACACCCGAGGTGTCGCCTTTATCACATACGTCAACCAAGCCAATGCCGAATTTGCCAAGGAGGCCATGGCACATCAATCTCTCGACCACGAGGAAGTGCTCAACGTTCGCTGGGCAACAGCCGATCCCAACCCCATGGCGCAAGCTCGAGAAGCGCGCAAAATCGAGGAGCAAGCCGCTGAGGCTATTCGAAGAGCCCTTCCCGCAGAATTCGTCGCTGAAATCGAAGGCCGAGATCCCGAAGCGAGAAAGCGACGGAAGATCGAAAGCAGCTATGGTCTTGAGGGATACGAGGCGCCCGATGAAATCCACTTTGCCCGAGGCACTCAGGCAGTAAACCCCCTGGGTCGAGAAGGTTTCGAAGTTGAATATCAGGAACGGCCAATGATTGAAAATGGAGAGTCCGGCGAACCACCAGCTCAAGTtgaagagcagcagcctcaacctcaacaagagACTGGTGGTATCTTCTCAGGCAGCACCCTCGCGGCTCTtaacaaggccaaggtctCGGTGGCATCGAAACCGAAAGCAGCGGCTACAACAGGACCTTTGGTGGCATACGGCAGTGACAGCGACAGCGATGATGAATAG
- a CDS encoding hypothetical protein (At least one base has a quality score < 10) — MSAKVLADKDVNAPMIEQPVTKDVKSMEYHRQVLQSKMAEEETANKYVSPSDNIMSPCSAKINALRNKHASKAKPKSLFAQASAKKLQGDNPLGAKPAPAKAGFQL; from the exons ATGTCAGCCAAGGTTCTCGCCGATAAGGACGTCAACGCTCCCATGATTGAGCAGCCAGTTACCAAAGACGTTAAGAGCATGGAGTATCATCGCCAGGTTCTCCAGTCCAAGAtggctgaggaagagac TGCCAACAAGTACGTCTCGCCTTCAGACAACATCATGAGCCCTTGCTCTGCAAAGATCAATGCTCTACGAAACAAGCACGCCAGCAA GGCTAAGCCTAAGTCCTTGTTCGCCCAAGCGAGCGCTAAGAAACTCCAGGGCGACAATCCCTTGGGGGCAAAGCCAGCACCAGCCAAGGCCGGTTTCCAGTTGTAA
- a CDS encoding acyl-CoA dehydrogenase, protein MSARIPLIAANRVSDAAKKQLDLVAKFVEEECIPADPVVEAQAGEGDARWEGHPSVIEDLKAKARKLGLWNMFLPKGHYKESPGWTNLEYGLMAEWLGRSHVASEACNCSAPDTGNMLDIRREGNEYVLNGQKWWSSGAGDPRCKIYIVMGKTDANNKDPYRQQSVVLVPAGTPGITIDRMLKVYGFDDAPHGHGHITFKNVRVPVSNLVLGEGRGFEIIQGRLGPGRIHHAMRSIGAAERALDWMLLRVNDESKKPFGKLLREHGVILEWIAKSRIEIDAARLIVLNAAIKMDDLGPKKALKEIAEAKVLIPQTALNVIDRAVQAYGGAGVSQDTPLAYMWAGIRTLRLADGPDEVHLQQLGRNENKRSAEATATIKRQRAKTEELLKQYGVERSQPGARIKHNAKL, encoded by the exons ATGTCGGCGAGAATCCCTCTCATT GCTGCCAATCGCGTCAGcgatgctgccaagaagcagcttgaccttgtcgCCAAGTTCGTCGAGGAAGAATGTATCCC TGCCGACCCTGTTGTAGAGGCTCAAGCCGGAGAGGGTGATGCTCGTTGGGAAGGTCACCCTTCCGTCATCGAGGATCTGAAGGCCAAGGCCCGAAAGCTCGGTCTCTGGAACATGTTCCTTCCCAAGGGTCACTACAAGGAGTCTCCTGGCTGGACCAACCTCGAGTATGGACTCATGGCTGAGTGGCTCGGTCGCTCACACGTTGCTTCCGAGGCATGCAACTGCTCAGCTCCTGACACAGGCAACATG TTGGATATCCGTCGCGAGGGTAACGAGTACGTTCTCAATGGCCAGAAGTGGTGGTCCAGCGGTGCTGGTGACCCACGATGCAAGATTTACATCGTTATGGGTAAGACAGATGCCAACAACAAGGACCCTTATCGTCAACAGTCGGTCGTTCTGGTACCCGCCGGGACACCTGGTATTACCATCGACCGCATGCTCAAGGTCTACGGATTCGACGATGCTCCTCACGGCCATGGACACATCACCTTCAAGAACGTCAGAGTTCCTGTCTCTAACCTTGTCCTCGGCGAGGGACGAGGATTTGAGATTATTCAGGGTCGCCTTGGACCTGGCCGTATTCACCATGCTATGCGCAGCATTGGAGCT GCTGAGCGTGCTCTTGACTGGATGCTCCTCCGTGTCAACGATGAGTCTAAGAAGCCATTTGGCAAACTTCTCCGCGAACACGGCGTCATCCTCGAATGGATTGCCAAGTCCCGTATTGAAATCGACGCCGCACGCCTGATCGTTCTCAATGCCGCCATCAAGATGGACGACCTAGGTCCCAAGAAGGCCCTCAAGGAGATCGCAGAAGCCAAGGTCCTCATTCCCCAAACCGCTCTCAATGTCATCGACCGTGCGGTTCAGGCCTACGGAGGCGCTGGTGTCTCCCAGGATACACCCTTGGCATACATGTGGGCAGGTATCCGAACGCTGCGCCTTGCCGACGGACCTGATGAGGTGCATCTGCAGCAGCTGGGACGCAATGAGAACAAGCGCAGTGCTGAGGCGACAGCGACAATTAAGAGACAGAGGGCTAAGACTGAGGAGTTGTTGAAGCAATACGGTGTTGAGAGGTCCCAGCCTGGTGCTAGAATAAAGCACAATGCTAAGCTGTAG
- a CDS encoding Ras-like protein Rab7 (At least one base has a quality score < 10), which yields MSSRKKVLLKVIILGDSGVGKTSLMNQYVNKKFSASYKATIGADFLTREVLVDDRQVTMQLWDTAGQERFQSLGVAFYRGADCCVLVYDVNNAKSFEALDSWRDEFLIQASPRDPPNFPFVVLGNKIDVEESKRVVSKQKALLIAILALSRLLTSTSAKEAINIDQAFEVIARNALAQEESEEFSGDFDDPINIHIENDRDGCAC from the exons ATGTCTTCACGAAAGAAGGTCCTTCTCAAG GTTATCATCCTGGGCGATAGCGGTGTTGGCAAGACCAGCTTGATGAACCAATAT GTCAACAAGAAGTTTAGCGCGAGCTACAAGGCCACTATCGGCGCCGACTTCCTAACTCGAGAGGTCCTCGTTGACGATCGACAAGTTACCATGCAG CTCTGGGATACGGCCGGTCAAGAACGTTTTCAATCCCTCGGTGTGGCGTTCTACCGAGGTGCCGATTGCTGCGTTTTGGTCTACGACGTGAACAATGCCAAGAGTTTCGAGGCACTGGACAGCTGGAGAGATGAATTCCTTATCCAGGCTTCTCCTAGGGACCCTCCCAACTTCCCATTC GTCGTGCTTGGAAACAagattgatgttgaggagagCAAGCGGGTGGTAAGTAAGCAGAAAGCACTGCTGATCGCGATCTTAGCATTATCAAGATTACTCACAAGC ACAAGTGCCAAGGAAGCCATTAACATCGACCAGGCTTTTGAAG TGATTGCTCGCAACGCTCTCGCCCAAGAAGAGTCTGAGGAATTCAGCGGCGACTTTGATGACCCGATCAACATCCACATCGAGAATGACCGTGATGGCTGCGCTTGTTAA
- a CDS encoding guanosine-diphosphatase (At least one base has a quality score < 10), with translation MRTPTSPPSSKFPVFDPHEKPDRYKFKPKRQGIIGRMKESWMTQSQRTRWIKTAAIVFAIVTLFYFISPKGVEVYHEVTHPAQGNNGQSPSDSSYGTERCT, from the exons ATGAGAACACCCACATCGCCGccctcatcaaagttccCCGTCTTCGACCCTCACGAGAAACCAGACCGATACAAGTTTAAGCCCAAGAGGCAAGGCATTATTGGCAGGATGAAGGAGTCTTGGATGACACAGTCCCAGCGGACGAGGTGGATTAAGACTGCCGCCATCGTTTTTGCGATTGTTACCCTCTTCTACTTTATCTCCCCCAAGGGTGTTGAAGTGTATCACGAAG TCACTCATCCTGCGCAGGGCAACAATGGCCAGTCCCCCTCAGATTCTTCCTACGGTACCGAACGATGCACA
- a CDS encoding hypothetical protein (At least one base has a quality score < 10) — MPSWTSSNDDKMSSWRDQLSPRNLSFRGFRRASESVAKTTSSASKDFTMLHYPDRPARRITEADIPSDEECKKSLINMRKASFVEQIHRRHEIQHQKQLSPVREPTQEELPALRPPQHELPRIVRPQPQPPTEQPRAIQPQIKQPRIIQAPAEQLRLEHPRAQQPLRLTFGPFNGQFRSAFGPLTPAEEEPCPLEKVDTIGSTATATPQDSLQVPEPSVDIRKSLLVVDDLKIAREPSPSAVISEAKTIKLERVDNHATPGVSPISSPRPSDASASGWPRRKQSVQMVAIRRSSQDSQKRKQSAHTVVVRRPSKPTADALNSHPVHAPSTQVHVRQDSVSDPMCRVCHNGIAETSGTCSSCENDAITATPVEISPNFSRLHHKPTVKKYNRPPPLIPQSLDGIAKLHRPSASLTSDPEANSLSPPASPTSHCSSPAETVKTVATGPSVPPTPMSALSTPEVFKRFQEEVESRAKADDSPAFDDPWMIKSMTPEADVYEEDWADYYFDEQNFNDDKVTNGPAPGANFVPSPVNPGPGWI; from the coding sequence ATGCCTTCTTGGACTTCCAGCAACGACGATAAGATGAGCAGCTGGCGGGACCAGCTCTCGCCCCGGAACCTGAGTTTTCGGGGCTTTAGAAGAGCTTCTGAGTCTGTGGCAAAAACAACCTCCTCAGCCAGTAAGGATTTCACCATGTTGCACTATCCGGACCGACCTGCGAGGAGGATCACTGAGGCCGATATTCCCAGCGACGAAGAGTGTAAAAAGTCTCTTATTAATATGAGAAAAGCTTCTTTCGTGGAGCAAATACATCGACGACATGAAATTCAACATCAGAAACAATTATCTCCTGTGCGAGAACCGACGCAAGAAGAGCTTCCAGCATTGAGACCGCCTCAACATGAGTTACCTCGAATAGTACGGCCACAACCGCAACCACCAACAGAACAACCTCGGGCAATTCAACCACAGATTAAGCAGCCTCGAATAATACAGGCACCAGCGGAACAACTACGATTAGAGCATCCTCGAGCACAGCAGCCGTTGCGATTAACTTTTGGACCGTTTAATGGACAGTTCCGATCTGCCTTTGGACCACTTACACCCGCTGAAGAGGAGCCATGTCCGTTAGAAAAGGTCGACACCATTGGGTctacagcaacagcaacaccacAAGATTCACTGCAAGTTCCCGAACCTTCTGTGGACATTCGAAAAAGCCTCTTAGTTGTTGATGATTTAAAGATTGCAAGAGAACCTTCGCCTTCTGCGGTCATCAGCGAAGCCAAGACCATCAAACTCGAACGAGTAGACAACCACGCTACACCTGGCGTCTCaccaatctcatcaccacGACCAAGCGATGCTTCGGCTTCAGGATGGCCCAGACGAAAACAATCAGTTCAAATGGTCGCTATTCGTCGATCATCGCAAGATTCTCAGAAGCGCAAGCAGTCTGCTCATACAGTCGTTGTGCGACGGCCTTCCAAGCCAACGGCAGATGCCCTTAACTCCCATCCCGTTCACGCACCTTCTACACAAGTCCATGTTCGACAAGACAGTGTTTCGGACCCAATGTGTCGGGTGTGTCATAATGGAATCGCTGAGACGTCTGGGACTTGTTCAAGCTGTGAGAATGACGCCATCACAGCCACGCCGGTCGAAATCAGTCCCAACTTCTCTCGActtcatcacaagccaaCTGTCAAGAAGTACAACCGTCCACCTCCTCTGATTCCTCAGTCTCTCGACGGTATCGCCAAGCTTCATCGCCCCTCCGCTTCTCTCACCTCTGATCCCGAAGCAAATTCACTGTCACCGCCGGCTTCGCCAACATCGCATTGCAGCAGTCCAGCTGAGACCGTCAAGACAGTGGCGACGGGTCCTTCAGTTCCTCCGACCCCAATGTCAGCCCTCTCGACGCCTGAAGTGTTCAAGCGCTTccaggaagaggttgaatCAAGGGCCAAGGCAGATGATAGTCCCGCATTCGATGATCCATGGATGATCAAATCCATGACTCCTGAGGCTGATGTCTATGAAGAAGACTGGGCGGATTATTACTTTGATGAGCAAAACTTCAACGACGACAAAGTCACTAATGGACCGGCGCCTGGTGCGAATTTTGTTCCGAGTCCTGTCAATCCAGGTCCCGGGTGGATATAG
- a CDS encoding hypothetical protein (At least one base has a quality score < 10): protein MTTPQQSDIKGVDNGGERQRNSITESHGGRGSVSVTMEPRHNKLGSISGVYIPVFLNIMSILMFLRFGQIIGKIGFVGILGLLVTAYSIDLLTTLSLSAIASNGEVKGGGAYYLISRSLGPEFGGSIGILFYLAQVLNASMNVVGLIDCVRLNLGAAFPSGYWTGYGLQTAALLLCTGLCFLGSATFSRASNALLAILSLAIVSIPVSAVFKAPFHDRDLGIHFTGPSLDTLTDNFLPHSGPQFKGLETFRDLFGILFPATSGIFAGASMSGDLKDPSRSIPHGTLWAMLTTFIIYFVVILSLAASTTHSSFLANDNVIPLVNLSQPVILAGECAVTFFSALMGLIGASKLFQAFARDKLLPGLGFFSKGTKHGDEPIYALLLTYVIAQLALFADLNQIATFISMGYQMTFFVMNLACFLLKVGSAPNFRPSFKFFTWQTAFLAGILSGFAMFFIDETYAAIAITVLVLLFLLIHYLSPPKHWGDVSQNLIYHQVRKYLLRLRPEHIKFWRPHIILLINNPRRQTRLIQFCNSLKKGSLYILGHVIVTDDFNSGVHEARLQQHAWTKYINEFSKIKAFVQLTMSPTITWGIRNLILSAGLGGMRPNIAVLGFYNMEELRKSNPKLRVPDVPVSLSSQMRRLPRSNGKAPERPRRRRGDTSARLMEGTLPTDVIRTENMMSPKEYLTILEDLALRYRLNIAVGCGFESLETPRKDGTNTKKYIDLWPIQMSAEVTSDGKSLLTTNFDTYTLILQLGHILHSVQLWKHVYTLRVMVFVEYESEVNEEHARVLALLEKLRIDAEVKVFCLTSGSLNTYDLIVNGIGNDIDWEIVVNDTLRNEEWWDDVQMFRGRSDNMTSTQELDQLEHIYDTISGRPGLYNPHEEIYDRRRASTTDVPELPRRPAIRMLSKMGVSMGIHTHHLPDGALDETDNEDDEAEDSQAELLDDEEMGYSSTLDHESIDERNIGPSDAARQPLLGGGDSHDEDGRVRGDFWESFGRRSKSDTVGDAVGTSTSYGTMSSSATVKGVGVGVGGVQTSQSASASASQVAPESSATQTNERPHGGSTDSAPAEFPPLVSRDSLGPSAAFSRVRPPSPTREDTVRPYRSGASTPGRPNLSRQSSAVKFSSRPVPETKIVASEAEGSTISFAPPSSTESETPKAGPYRPSYSRQSSLGKFPNRSRPSGQVLAGEESRKVSFTEQSDC, encoded by the exons ATGACAACACCTCAACAGTCAGATATCAAGGGAGTTGACAATGGGGGAGAACGACAACGAAATAGCATAACCGAGTCTCATGGCGGACGAGGATCGGTATCAGTCACCATGGAGCCACGGCACAACAAGTTGGGCAGCATCTCGGGTGTCTACATCCCTGTTTTTCTCAATATCATGAGTATTCTCATGTTTTTGCGATTCGGTCAAATTATTGGGAAAATCGGCTTCGTGGGCATCCTCG GACTTCTAGTTACAGCTTACTCCATTGACTTATTGACAACGCTTTCTCTATCAGCTATCGCATCCAATGGCGAAGTCAAGGGCGGTGGTGCATACTATCTTATCTCACGGTCTCTGGGACCCGAGTTTGGTGGTTCCATCGGAATCCTCTTCTATCTTGCTCAAGTTCTCAATGCAAGCATGAACGTTGTTGGTCTTATTGACTGTGTTAGACTAAATCTCGGTGCGGCTTTCCCCTCAGGTTACTGGACTGGCTATGGCCTCCAAACAGCTGCCCTGTTGCTTTGTACTGGTCTTTGTTTCCTAGGATCTGCAACTTTTTCGAGAGCCTCCAATGCTCTGCTTGCCATCCTGAGCTTGGCCATTGTCAGCATCCCGGTCTCTGCTGTCTTCAAGGCTCCCTTCCATGATAGGGATCTCGGGATTCATTTCACCGGACCTAGTCTTGATACCCTGACCGACAACTTCCTTCCTCACAGCGGCCCCCAATTCAAAGGCCTCGAAACGTTTCGTGATCTGTTTGGCATTCTCTTTCC TGCTACCTCAGGAATCTTCGCAGGTGCATCCATGTCTGGAGACCTAAAAGACCCAAGCAGATCGATCCCTCACGGAACGCTCTGGGCAATGTTGACAACCTTTATCATCTACTTTGTCGTAATTCTTTCACTGGCTGCGAGCACAACTCACTCATCTTTCCTGGCCAACGACAATGTCATCCCTCTCGTCAACCTCTCCCAACCTGTCATCCTCGCTGGTGAATGTGCAgtcaccttcttctctgctCTTATGGGCCTGATCGGTGCCTCCAAGCTGTTCCAAGCTTTTGCAAGGGATAAGCTTCTTCCAGGCCTCGGCTTCTTCAGCAAGGGCACGAAACATGGTGACGAACCGATTTACGCTTTGCTTCTGACTTATGTCATTGCACAACTGGCGCTGTTCGCTGATCTCAACCAGATCGCTACCTTTATCTCTATGGGATATCAGATGACTTTCTTCGTCATGAATTTAGCTTGCTTCCTTCTCAAAGTCGGGTCAGCCCCTAACTTCAGGCCAAGCTTCAAGTTCTTCACCTGGCAAACTGCTTTCCTTGCCGGCATCTTGTCAGGCTTTGCTATGTTCTTCATCGATGAGACTTATGCTGCTATTGCTATCACAGTGCTTGTGTTGCTATTCCTCCTCATTCATTACCTCAGCCCTCCTAAGCACTGGGGCGATGTCAGCCAAAACTTGATCTATCATCAAGTAAGGAAGTATTTGCTACGCCTGAGACCAGAACACATCAAATTCTGGAGACCGCATATCATATTACTTATCAACAACCCTCGCAGACAGACCAGGTTGATCCAATTTTGTAACTCACTCAAAAAGGGGTCGCTTTACATTCTTGGTCATGTCATCGTGACCGACGACTTCAATTCAGGGGTTCATGAAGCTCGGCTTCAACAACATGCTTGGACAAAATACATCAATGAGTTctccaagatcaaggctttTGTGCAGCTAACAATGTCCCCCACTATCACTTGGGGCATCCGCAATCTGATACTATCAGCCGGCCTTGGTGGCATGCGTCCCAACATTGCTGTGCTTGGATTTTACAACATGGAGGAACTGCGAAAATCAAACCCGAAGCTACGCGTACCTGATGTTCCCGTATCTTTGTCCAGTCAAATGCGACGGCTCCCTAGGTCAAATGGCAAAGCTCCCGAAAGGCCTCGGAGGCGACGGGGTGACACGTCAGCAAGGCTCATGGAGGGCACCCTACCAACAGACGTTATTCGTACCGAGAATATGATGTCTCCAAAAGAGTATCTGACTATACTAGAGGACCTTGCGTTGCGATATAGACTTAACATTGCAGTGGGGTGTGGCTTTGAATCACTTGAGACACCAAGAAAGGACGGAACCAACACCAAAAAGTACATCGACCTGTGGCCTATCCAGATGTCGGCCGAGGTTACTTCTGACGGAAAGAGTTTACTGACCACCAACTTTGATACAT ACACCCTCATTTTGCAGCTCGGGCATATTCTTCACAGTGTGCAACTCTGGAAGCATGTTTATACCCTTCGGGTCATGGTGTTTGTGGAATACGAGAGTGAGGTCAATGAAGAGCATGCTCGAGTTCTGGCACTTCTTGAGAAATTGAGAATTGACGCAGAGGTCAAAGTATTTTGCTTGACATCAGGCAGTCTAAATACTTACGATCTCATCGTCAATGGAATAGGTAACGACATCGATTGGGAAATTGTCGTCAACGATACACTCCGTAACGAAGAGTGGTGGGATGATGTTCAGATGTTCCGAGGCCGATCAGACAACATGACTTCTACTCAGGAGCTGGATCAGCTGGAGCACATATATGATACGATATCTGGGAGGCCCGGTTTGTATAACCCTCATGAGGAGATATACGATCGTCGACGTGCTAGCACGACGGATGTTCCCGAATTACCAAGACGGCCGGCTATTCGGATGCTTTCAAAGATGGGGGTTAGTATGGGAATTCACACACACCATCTCCCAGACGGTGCATTAGATGAAACGGATaacgaggatgacgaggcaGAAGACTCGCAAGCAGAACTtcttgatgacgaggaaaTGGGGTACAGTTCTACACTAGACCATGAGTCGATTGACGAAAGAAACATCGGCCCGAGTGATGCAGCTCGTCAGCCATTGTTGGGGGGTGGAGATTCtcatgatgaggatggcaGAGTACGTGGTGACTTTTGGGAAAGCTTTGGCCGAAGGTCCAAGTCTGACACAGTTGGGGACGCGGTCGGGACAAGTACATCGTACGGTACAATGTCATCGTCTGCGACAGTCAAGGGAgttggcgttggtgttggtggagtCCAAACATCACAGtcggcatcagcatcagcctcTCAAGTTGCACCAGAATCGTCAGCAACACAGACGAACGAACGACCACATGGAGGCAGCACAGACTCTGCCCCGGCAGAGTTTCCCCCTCTTGTCTCGCGAGACTCGTTAGGACCTTCGGCAGCCTTCAGTCGTGTGCGCCCCCCAAGCCCTACGCGAGAAGACACTGTACGCCCGTATCGCAGCGGCGCGTCAACACCAGGAAGACCCAATCTTTCCAGGCAGTCCTCGGCCGTGAAGTTCTCCAGCCGCCCAGTCCCGGAAACAAAGATCGTGGCCTCGGAAGCAGAGGGGTCCACGATAAGCTTTGCGCCGCCCTCTAGTACCGAATCTGAGACTCCCAAGGCCGGACCGTATCGACCGAGTTATTCGCGGCAATCGTCGCTAGGAAAATTCCCGAATAGATCCCGGCCTAGCGGTCAAGTGTTAGCCGGCGAGGAGAGCAGAAAAGTCAGTTTCACGGAGCAGTCTGACTGCTAG